One genomic segment of Sminthopsis crassicaudata isolate SCR6 chromosome 2, ASM4859323v1, whole genome shotgun sequence includes these proteins:
- the LCN9 gene encoding epididymal-specific lipocalin-9, with the protein MKMTLLLSLGLVLISALHAHGLEYDKNADWKEFSGDWLSISLAATDGDRIKEGGDMKFFINKIKPHEDNVEFHLFLKEDEKCVPYTIVANKEENSNVLYVQYEGENSIYIHSHDGNKAFILITKNIQDGKETTIIELYGKTTDVSEKMIAKYEKACKLSGIPKDNIIDMTKDDECYRNKE; encoded by the exons ATGAAGATGACTCTTCTGCTGAGTTTGGGGCTCGTTCTAATCTCTGCCCTCCATGCCCATggcttagaatatgataaaaATGCAGATTGGAAAGAG TTTTCAGGAGATTGGCTGTCCATTTCCTTGGCTGCAACTGATGGCGACAGGATAAAAGAAGGAGGTGACATGAagttttttataaacaaaataaaaccgcATGAAGATAATGTTGAATTCCACCTATTTCTTAA gGAAGATGAAAAGTGTGTACCATATACAATAGTTgctaataaagaagaaaacagtaATGTGCTATATGTGCAAT ATGAAGGGGAAAATTCGATCTACATCCATAGCCATGATGGAAATAAAGCTTTTATCTTAATTACAAAGAACATTCAAGATGGAAAAGAGACTACGATAATAGAACTTTATGGCAA GACCACTGATGTAAGTGAAAAAATGATAGCAAAGTATGAAAAAGCTTGCAAACTTTCTGGAATCCCTAAGGATAATATCATTGACATGACTAAAGATG ATGAATGCTACAGAAATAAGGAATAG